The sequence TCGTGACTTGTGGGAAATTACAATCACAATCATTTTAATCGGGTGCAGTCAACATGGCGTTGGTGAATCTATTTCCATTGATAAGCTTGACTGTTCAAATCTCATCAGTGAACAGTAGTGTTCTGCCGAGGAGATGATTTCGCAAGAACCTCATCAATAACCTGGCAGATCAATTTTACTGGAGATGGCTTTGGGAGGACTGTGACATCGGATGACTGCAGAAAATTCAGTTGCTCGGGGTCTTCTGTTCCCGTAAAGAATATGAAGTGGCCCTCTAATGTTGGGTCAATTGACAATGCTTTTTTGTACATCTCTATACCATTCATTTTTGGCATAATGACATCAGCAACAATCAAGTCAAAATGACCTTCCTGTATGTGAGAAAGGCCCTCTTCTCCATCACGGGCAAGAATGACCTCTGCATCGTCCATTGTCAAAACTTCGAGCATACGTGCCACTGCCGCGTTGTCTTCGACTATCAGCACGCGTTTATTTGATACTGGCTTTAGTCTTCTAACTTTTTGGATGAGGCTCTCACCATCAGGCAGAGCGGAAATGTATTCTTGAATGTGTATTCGGTGTTGATCAATTTCAGAAGCCGCATGCTGAAACTCTTCTCCTAAGACTTTTGCAGCTTCGATGGCATAAATGAACACTTCATTCCATTCTGAGAACTCAATTTCGGCAATTACGTCCACCATTTCCCTTTGGCTTAATTCACCTCTATTTAGCGAATGTTGGGCATTATTAATAGGCGCTAAAATTTTATTCCGGAAGTCATCATCAAAATGAAAGGTGACCTTGACGATGCTCTC comes from Deltaproteobacteria bacterium IMCC39524 and encodes:
- a CDS encoding response regulator gives rise to the protein MNEIISWMIEVETKAAKLYADAAVTFAGDDKFACFLSKLVNEEQDHIKLLEESMASLSCESIVKVTFHFDDDFRNKILAPINNAQHSLNRGELSQREMVDVIAEIEFSEWNEVFIYAIEAAKVLGEEFQHAASEIDQHRIHIQEYISALPDGESLIQKVRRLKPVSNKRVLIVEDNAAVARMLEVLTMDDAEVILARDGEEGLSHIQEGHFDLIVADVIMPKMNGIEMYKKALSIDPTLEGHFIFFTGTEDPEQLNFLQSSDVTVLPKPSPVKLICQVIDEVLAKSSPRQNTTVH